A genomic segment from Bufo bufo chromosome 8, aBufBuf1.1, whole genome shotgun sequence encodes:
- the LOC121009252 gene encoding ER membrane protein complex subunit 3-like, with protein sequence MAIPELLLDSSIRLWVVLPIVFITFYSGLLRHHITRLLQGEKKTELEPLSDSQVLIRSRILRENGKYIPRQSFLMRKLYFNDAETGFFKKTKRKVIQKNPMTDPSMMTEMMKGNLTNVLPMILIGGWINWAFSGFLTTKVPFPLTLRFKPMLQRGIELESLDASWVSSASWYFLNVFGLRSMYTLILGQDNAADQSRVMEDQMTGAAMAAPQDTNKAFKAEWEAMEITEHQWALENVEEDLVSKDLNLEQ encoded by the exons ATGGCTATCCCGGAGCTGCTGCTGGACTCCAGTATACGGCTGTGGGTTGTGTTACCCATCGTCTTCATCACCTTCTACAGCGGCCTCctgaggcatcatatcacccggcTGCTGCAAGGGGAGAAGAAGACGGAGCTGGAGCCCCTGAGTGACAG TCAGGTTTTGATCCGGAGCCGAATCCTCAGGGAGAACGGGAAATACATCCCCAGGCAG TCGTTCCTCATGAGGAAGTTGTACTTCAACGACGCAGAGACCGGCTTCTTCAAGAAGACCAAGAGGAAAGTGATCCAGAAGAACCCAATGACAG atccctccatgatGACGGAGATGATGAAGGGCAACCTCACCAACGTCCTCCCCATGATCCTCATCGGCGGATGGATCAACTGGGCCTTCTCTGGCTTCCTGACGA CCAAGGTTCCCTTCCCCCTGACCCTGCGATTCAAGCCCATGCTGCAGCGGGGCATTGAGCTCGAGTCCCTAGACGCCTCTTG GGTGAGCTCTGCCTCCTGGTATTTCCTCAACGTGTTTGGCCTGAGGAGCATGTACACGCTGATCCTGGGACAGGACAATG CTGCCGACCAGAGCCGTGTCATGGAGGACCAGATGACCGGAGCGGCCATGGCCGCACCACAAGACACCAATAAAGCCTTCAAA GCCGAATGGGAAGCCATGGAGATCACAGAACATCAGTGGGCGCTGGAGAACGTGGAGGAAGATCTCGTCTCGAAGGACCTGAACCTGGAGCAGTAA
- the CDK16 gene encoding cyclin-dependent kinase 16 isoform X2 → MDRMKKIKRQLSMTLRGGRTSEKSPGDHSEQITMEDNGSSDNEIVHEDLKMGSDGESDQASGSSDEVQSPVRVRMRNNAARKISTEDVNKRLSLPADIRLPEGYLEKLALSSPPFDKPLSRRLRRVSLSEIGFGKLETYVKLDKLGEGTYATVYKGRSKLTENLVALKEIRLEHEEGAPCTAIREVSLLKDLKHANIVTLHDIIHTERTLTLVFEYLDKDLKQYLDDCGNLINLHNVKLFLFQLLRGLSYCHRRKVLHRDLKPQNLLINEKGELKLADFGLARAKSIPTKTYSNEVVTLWYRPPDILLGSTEYSTQIDMWGVGCIFYEMVTGRPLFPGSTVEEQLHFIFRILGTPTEETWTGILSNEEFKSYNYPKYHPDPIQKHAARLDTDGANLLSKFLQLEGRRRISAEEAMKHLYFQELGERIHKLPDTTSIFALKEIHLDEENKLRPATESVHIQSRRLSLVLG, encoded by the exons AGATTGTACACGAAGACCTGAAAATGGGCTCTGACGGGGAGAGCGATCAAGCCTCCGGCTCTTCTGATGAAGTTCAGTCGCCAGTCCGGGTCAGGATGAGGAACAATGCAGCGCGGAAAATATCCACAGAG GATGTAAATAAGCGcctgtccctccccgctgatatccGTCTTCCTGAGGGCTACCTCGAGAAACTGGCTCTGAGTAGCCCCCCGTTCGATAAGCCTTTAAGCAGACGACTGAGAAGAGTTTCTTTG TCGGAGATTGGTTTTGGGAAGTTGGAAACCTATGTCAAATTAGACAAACTGGGAGAG GGTACTTATGCCACTGTTTACAAAGGCCGGAGTAAGCTGACCGAGAACCTGGTGGCTCTTAAGGAGATTCGTCTGGAGCATGAAGAAGGTGCACCATGTACAGCCATTCGGGAAG TTTCCCTTCTAAAGGACTTGAAACATGCAAATATTGTTACTCTGCACGATATCATCCACACGGAGAGGACCCTGACTCTTGTCTTCGAGTATCTG GACAAAGATTTAAAACAGTACCTGGACGATTGTGGGAACTTAATAAACCTTCACAACGTCAAG CTCTTTCTTTTCCAGCTTCTTCGAGGACTGTCGTATTGTCACCGACGTAAAGTTCTGCACCGAGATCTGAAGCCGCAGAACCTACTGATCAATGAGAAGGGGGAGCTCAAACTCGCAGACTTTG GCCTGGCCCGCGCCAAATCTATCCCCACAAAAACCTACTCCAATGAAGTGGTTACTTTGTGGTACCGACCACCAGATATTCTTCTGGGGTCCACTGAATACTCCACCCAGATCGACATGTG GGGCGTCGGCTGCATCTTTTACGAGATGGTCACAGGGCGACCGCTTTTCCCAGGATCCACTGTGGAGGAACAGCTGCACTTTATTTTTCGGATACTCG GAACGCCCACGGAAGAGACGTGGACCGGGATCCTATCTAATGAAGAATTTAAATCCTACAACTACCCCAAATATCATCCAGACCCGATCCAGAAGCATGCCGCCAG GCTGGATACGGATGGAGCCAACCTTCTCTCCAAATTCCTTCAG ctggaaggaaggagaaGGATCTCTGCGGAGGAAGCCATGAAACACTTATACTTCCAGGAACTGGGGGAAAGGATTCATAAGCTACCAGACA CTACTTCCATCTTTGCACTGAAAGAAATACATCTGGATGAAGAGAACAAGCTTCGGCCAGCCACGGAATCCG TTCATATACAGTCTCGAAGGCTCAGCCTCGTTCTTGGTTGA
- the LOC121009251 gene encoding ETS domain-containing protein Elk-1-like, with translation MVAAGTDRQSKTLQEQSRPDLQDFCGQERRLRLQTEMDPSGTLWQFLLQLLEEQSHRHLISWTSNDGEFKLLDAEEVARLWGLRKNKTNMNYDKLSRALRYYYDKNIIKKVSGQKFVYKFVCYPDPGSGEPSKEDAKCRESVNELPQTPKPGDNSAFVPKMVRSSSKTSRNEYMRSGLYSTFTIQSLQAPPSAQQTKANKPDILPPAEAPPLPEAKGQSISIPSYEAVEQDDGDLSLEVNIHSSKELQLHVTVDPPTPIIKVEDPLEETSTDVEDFSESQVFLTSLPDLKTPTSDQPLAQEILVVINSPEKEEEVKGRTDFQEEVKKEDTTPPVSSPEGGQPMKGKKPKDLEIPFSSVIAPEKMNAAVNSLLAPGSASSVITSHSLTPLLLTPSSLPPSIHFWSTLSPIAPRSPAKLSFQFPTNGSNQIHIPTLSVDGLSTPVVLSPGPQKP, from the exons ATGGTTGCCGCAGGGACAGACCGACAGTCAAAGACCCTTCAAGAGCAAAGTCGACCAGACCTGCAAGACTTCTGTGGACAGGAGAGGCGCCTGAGGCTGCAGACAG AGATGGACCCTTCCGGGACGCTCTGGCAGTTTCTCCTGCAGTTGTTGGAGGAGCAGAGTCATCGGCACCTCATCTCCTGGACGTCCAACGACGGGGAGTTCAAGCTTCTGGACGCTGAGGAGGTGGCGCGGCTGTGGGGCCTGCGTAAAAACAAGACCAACATGAACTACGACAAGCTCAGCCGAGCTCTGAGATATTACTACGACAAG AACATTATTAAGAAAGTCAGCGGCCAAAAGTTTGTGTACAAATTCGTGTGTTACCCGGATCCCGGCAGCGGAGAACCTTCCAAGGAAGACGCCAAATGTAGGGAGTCTGTGAATGAACTCCCCCAGACCCCGAAACCTGGAGACAACTCTGCCTTTGTCCCCAAGATGGTGAGGAGCAGCTCCAAGACTAGCCGCAATGAGTACATGCGCTCTGGCCTCTACTCCACCTTCACCATCCAGTCGCTGCAAGCTCCACCCAGTGCGCAGCAGACCAAGGCTAACAAACCggacatcttgcctccagccgaagCTCCTCCCCTACCCGAGGCCAAAGGTCAAAGCATCAGCATCCCTTCGTATGAGGCCGTGGAGCAGGACGATGGAGATCTCTCCTTGGAAGTCAACATCCATAGCTCcaaggaactgcagctccat gTCACAGTTGATCCACCAACTCCTATCATCAAGGTGGAGGACCCTCTAGAAGAGACCTCAACAGATGTCGAGGACTTCTCCGAATCCCAGGTCTTTCTTACGTCTTTACCAGATTTGAAGACCCCGACTTCTGACCAGCCGCTTGCCCAGGAGATTTTGGTAGTCATCAACTCACcagagaaggaggaagaagtGAAGGGGAGGACGGATTTTCAAGAGGAGGTGAAGAAGGAGGACACAACTCCACCGGTGTCATCTCCTGAAGGAGGACAGCCCATGAAAGGGAAAAAGCCAAAGGACTTGGAAATACCGTTCTCTTCTGTGATAGCACCAGAGAAGATGAACGCTGCTGTGAATTCCTTGCTGGCTCCTGGGAGTGCATCTTCTGTCATAACTTCTCATTCACTG ACGCCTCTACTGCTCACGCCAAGCTCTCTCCCTCCTTCTATCCACTTCTGGAGCACGCTCAGCCCCATAGCTCCTCGAAGTCCAGCAAAGTTGTCCTTCCAG TTCCCAACAAATGGAAGCAACCAGATCCACATCCCAACCCTCAGTGTTGATGGACTATCCACCCCTGTTGTCCTTTCACCAGGACCTCAGAAGCCATAA
- the UXT gene encoding protein UXT translates to MEEKVLRYEAFLTDTLQRDLRRVLENRDRVYEKISQYLQLKNVIEKLQELESGPLQTQVDLGCNFYVNAEVPDSSKIFVALGFGFFSELTLDEALRFIEKKNKMLTEISEKLTTDAANIKAHIRLVLEGLRELQDLPNEPVNQ, encoded by the exons ATGGAGGAGAAGGTCCTCAGGTACGAGGCCTTCCTGACGGACACTCTGCAGAGAGACCTGAG GCGAGTGCTGGAGAACCGTGACCGTGTGTATGAGAAGATCAGCCAGTACCTGCAGCTGAAGAACGTCATTGAGAAGCTGCAG GAGTTGGAGTCGGGACCTCTCCAGACACAGGTCGACTTGGGCTGCAATTTCTATGTGAATGCTGAGGT CCCTGACTCCTCCAAGATATTTGTGGCTTtaggatttggatttttttctgaGCTGACTCTGGATGAAGCTCTCAGGTTTATCGAGAAGAAGAACAAAATGCTGACGGA AATTAGTGAGAAGCTGACCACAGATGCTGCAAACATAAAGGCCCATATCAGACTGGTTCTAGAG GGTCTGCGGGAATTACAAGATCTGCCTAATGAGCCAGTAAATCAGTGA